The Silurus meridionalis isolate SWU-2019-XX chromosome 25, ASM1480568v1, whole genome shotgun sequence genomic interval GGCCCAGAAGCACATTCCTCTACTTCCGAGCCAGCTCAGCAAAGCTACCACGGCTGGCCAGGTACTTCTCCAACTTCACACACTCCATCCTGATTTAGTTTGCACCTCAGGCCATCGctctgaattgtgtgtgtgtgtgtgtgtgtgtgtgtgtgtttgaaggatGGCCTGCTTTTTCCGAGGCCGGGGGAAGGAGACTCGGAGAAAGGAGGAGGGTTAGGAGACGTGGACACTTCTCCATCCTGGCACTTTGACACAGAGTCCCCCATGAACAGCAACTCGGCACCGGTCAGCACCGCAACACACCTGCTAACACCACACACTTATTCGTTTTCTGTTTACGTCACTCCGGatgagtgtttttatttattagagcTGTGTTATGAAACAGCaatgatgtgctttttaaattagttgtttaaatgtggaataatGTGTCTGCATTAAAAGATGAGAactttataaagaaaattataacaaattattatattcacagactcagtaaaaaaaaaaactttgtgtaCACTTTAGAcataaatagatatttttttacattttagattctggagatttgtatttttataaattttttttaccctgtatattaacattttttgaatcttgaataaattttttatattttagtgtCTGTAGATGTAgatttataaaatttataatgaaataatgtaaaaatcaataaaaaaagaatacaagaCCCTTTAAATCGTGTCGGTAAATTAAGTATGGGACATGAGCCATCTTGATATTATTTGTGTCACATGACACCCAATACTAATCTTCGTCGTAATTTGCCGCTCTTGTACGAGTTTACGCATGTTTTAGGTTTAATATCACAATATCCTCTGCCATCACACACCCACAGGTCACGCCAAGTATGATCCCAGAAAGCATGTACCAAAGAGACACGCCATGCCACAGCCCAAAGTCGACGCTGCGCGTCAGCCTCAACTCGTGCCCGTCTCCCGATGGCGAGGATGCAGTCGACCTGGTGAGCGTGCCCTACGTTTCTCATTAAGTCCTACGTTTATTTTTATCCTAACATCCCTAACAAGGTTATCTCGCATCACATGGGCAGGACTCAAACTATCCGTGTAGCGTGGGGAGCCCATCGTCCCGTCTGCCTCCTCCCATCATCGGAGCTGAGGACGATGACTTCGACACCGAACAGGAGCAGGTGACgactttattctttatttcttgGGTAGAGGTTTTGAAGAAGTGATTTGATAGATTTCATTGCTTTATCTGTCACAGATGAACGGTCAGTGTAGCTGTTTTCAGACCATAGAGCTGTTGAAGTCTCGACCTGCTCATCTTGCAGCCTTCCTGCACCACGTGGTCTCTCAGTTCGACCCTGCACCTCTGgtacaaaataaaacacctttttatgacatttatggggctttttgtttttttttcttttttcaaattaaataataaatacggTTAATCTCACTCATCCCCAGCTGTGCTACCTCTATGCCGAGCTTTACAAGCAGAGCAACCCCAAAGAGACGCGGCGGATATTCGGGGAGCTTCACTCCACGTTCATGGACCGATCAGCGGTGAGCCGGTTGCAAACACATTCCCGCTAGGTGCAATCTCAGGCTGAAACGCACATCATGGTTAactttactttttcattttccACCCAGCAACTGAAAGTTACGGTGCCAGATTTAATCTCAGCTGACATGGGTAAGTGCACGCAGTTTCTGCCTCTGTTATTGTTCCGGGTTTAGGTTAGATTACGCAACTTGCACTCTTGGGTGTCGTGGCCGAACGCCGATATGAGTCATAGCAGGGCTTTGCGGGGGATTCTGATTAGACGGAAGGTGGTTGTAGGTTATTTTACTGGAGGTTCCAACTGTGAGACAAAGCGCAGATTTTTACACTgattatttgaaataattaaGTGTTTCGGCTTGTCAgtgtacagaaatgtaaatgtgtgtgtgtgtagatcgaTGGAAGCCTGATTTACTTCCAGAGGATATTCAAAGACAGCATGTGCAACAGATACAGGACATACTTCTACCTGACATCCAGAAACATCTGGAAGACTTCAGGTaatagccacacacacacactgttgtttCTAGACGTGGTAACTTGGTGGTCATTGGACTTTGGACttgaaggtcataagttcaaatcccagccacaccaaactgctgctcttgggcccctgagcaaggcctttaaccccacagctgctcagttgtttgaatgaaataaaatgaaaggcgctctgaataagggcgtctgcaaAGGCTGTTAATGTAaaggtcgaccgatagtggattttactgcCGATGGCCGATTAATTATCCGTTTATAATATAGATtcgctataaaaaaaacacataccccATCTAAAATAGtagacatttttttacaaaaaaaaaaaaaaatttctgaattatgaaaatgtgctatatgatatacatatatattaattgtattgataaatgttgaggaaaataaaagactcaCGGTCTCGCAttctccaaataaataaaaccagttacagcccaaattaataaataaggcagttcaaataaacagcatgtggcatcagtgattcgcctctagaggtctCGTACGGTTTAATGCAACCCGAAAAAACTATCATTTAATTCGATCtatatatgcatataatatataaatatatttgccGCAGCACAGAtgaattggtcgacctctagttgCTTCACACTGCAgcttgaagtaaaaaaaaaaagtgcattcatCATTGTTTGAACCCTATGAAGTAAGTATCAGCACACttgaatgttttaattaaaccgATTCCACTGTTGCTCATCTCATCCTCATATTGTCATGGGTAGAGAAGTTAAAAATGAATCGTATTAGTATGTAAGGAATCATGTGCACACgtgtagtttttcttttttttaattttaggcAGAAGCGCAGTATGGGCCTGACTCTGGCTGAAGCCGAGCTCAGCCGACTCGACACGGAGCGCGTGCGAGACCGCGTGGCCCTGGAGAGAGAGCGCTCCTGTTCGGAGCATATCATCTCCAAGATCAATGAAGTCTTGTAAGTGATCATGCATGAGCacacatctcaaacacacagaaaGACTCAGGGATGTTGTGTAAAGAGCCGGTTTAGCAACGATGAGTCTCCTCTGGTgcattcagaatgaaatcctgaAGTTTTCTCCTGTTTTTGATTGAAATATACATCATCTTTCAGAAGTACATACAGAAAAAATGTTGTACGGACAATTTTTATGAAACTTctctaatatatttaaaaataaaactgcaaattAAAACAACTATACATCTCTTCACTCAACTCTTTCCCCCCCGGGGCACATCCGAGGCCACGGCACTCTCGCGTGCCGAGCGCGACGGGAGCCGAACGTGTCGAACAGGAAAGTTTAAGGAGCAGATTAAGACAGCTTTCTCGTCTTTCACACGTGTCCTTTCAGAAGCCCGATAGCATCAGAAGACAGAAGCTTCCAAACCTACTgcggtttgtttgttttttgtgttttttttggacgAGACGCTTCGCCCTGGCTCTTGGCTCGGAAAGCGGTCCGACGACTCCTCCGGAAACGGATTATCATTGTCGTTTTCGAGTTAGCGACCGCTTGTCGTACAGTTCGCTCACGCAGACGCGAGGCACACAAATCCTGATCCGTTACTAAACAACAGGACCGTATTTAGTGACCTGAGTGAGGTCTTACACCCAGCAGAGGAATATTAGAGTAACAGACCGCACCacagatataaataaagatatgcAAAGCGACAGTAGGGGTCCAGTAATCGTCAGCCTTCCCGGAAAACCCTGTTCATAAACGTGTTCTTATTTTAGTGCAAAATCAAGAAGTAAAACTCTGATGCCTATGTGTGTTCGCTCTGTTCTCACAGGTTGACGCCATCGGCTACCGAGGAGGAGAAGTGGTAAGGGGAAATATCCTGACGCTTTACACTTGACATCATCGGCACACAAGGACAACTGCATGTTTTGTGCTGGTCTAATATTTACTAGTTACTATTTACTACTTTCCTTTTAATTTACGGCATTACACGTAGTACCGTGATCCACACCTCGTCCATATGGTGAACATGCTGGAgctgggtgggtgggtgggtgtgtgtgtgtgtgtgtgtgtgggcagatGGTAGAGGAGAGAGGAGGCTTGTGTTGCTCAGCAGAAGGTTGGAGGGAATATTGGTGCTGTTACCCAGCATGTGGCCAGGCGTTGCGTAATCACCACGACCTCCTTCACCCCACATGGCTAAATgagagcatttatttatttattttttcccttaaacTTCCCCAGCAACTGttagtcactttttttttaacgtttgACATTAGCGCCCCCTGGTGGTCAGAAATTACAAGACTAGATTCAAGGGCGGAAGAGTacttaaatgaattaaaacaaaatatattttgtttagtgGAATGGTGCTACAATCTCGTCAGTAAATGTTCGATAAGGAGTCTGTCTGGATACAGTGGAATGCTTGCCAGACAGCTAAACTTAGAGCGAAAATGATCGTTTTGGGATTTTTAAACATGCTAGCATGAGTGTTTTCCGTTGCGGTACTTCCCCCTCGATTTCGTACCCGGCAGGGGTTAACATTTGAGCTGTAAAACTTGCAGTCTCCGAAAGGAGTGTCAGTCTCTGGAAATTCCCCAATTAGAGTTTTGCActgaatatgtataaaaagtgtGAACACATTGACTTCAatgtatttaattcaatttatctGAACGTTATTAATTCTCCGAGATTTTTAATGTAACCATAAGTATGATGCAAAATTTTATAGGcactttgttaaataaaaaaaaaataataataatcgtatGTGCAGCAAATCCGATACGCTTATTGTTGACGAGTTCGATTTGTTTCAGTACGGCCATGCAGTTCGTCATCCAGGCCTACATGAAGCACCTCGGGGTCAAGGTGAAGGAATCTCGGGGCTTCGAGCCCAAGCCCAAGCTAATAAACCTTCTCCCTAAAATCAAGGTAagtgtttgttctttcttttgcgCTACACTTCAGCATTAACCCCCTGAAGATATTTCCATTTACTACTTTTACCTTGAGCAGAAGACGATAAAACCGGAGAAGGACGGAAGCGTTGAGGAGAAGCTGAAGAAATCCCGCTTCCAGATCATCCGCGGCCATAACAAAAGGCCCAGCAGGACAGACGTCTCCTCAAGTAAGGAGGAATGCCAGTCAGCAATGAGATGTGTAATAGCATGTACTGGCTGTTACACAAGCCAAATGTTATTAGTTGATAGAAATTTTTGAACGATGGCCTGTTGGTGTGCACACAGTTACCAAGGCTCTAGAGCAGAGCAAGCAGCGGACACAAAAGCAGCCGTCGCAGATCTCACTAGGCACGACCGATCCGCCCGAAACACCTTCAGCAGGCCGGACACGGAGCAGTCAGTCCAGCGAAGGGCCGGACGGCAGCACGAGCGCCGTCAGCTCCCCTCCTTTCAGCGCTTCCCCCTCACAGAGCTCCGACAGCACAACCAGAGAGTCAGAATCAGGTGAGGGGTTGATCGCTCACATTGTTCTGCAGTGTTTCAATTATTGCTTTAGGCGTCTtcatcctgtttttttattcaggtgCTACTCCGTCATCAGCATTACCCAGGCTCGGAGAGGTCGGCCCTCAGGGTGAAGGACCGGACTCCTCTACGTCAGTCACGCACTTCGACTTCACCTGTCCTCTGGACCATCTCCAACAGGAGGAGCCTGAAATGGACAGGTGGACTGTACAATTTGCATCTACgagtgtataaataatatagacAATATATATCATGAGTACATATTAGGCACTTATCttctacattcttttatacaaatttaaatgAACCGAATTGAATAGAACAGGACAGATGTGTGAACCTCTTCATAAATGCAGGGTTATTATTTTCGAAAAGAAAAGCTTGCCGCTGTTGCTCATCTGCTCCGGAGACccatagtaaataaataaaagagtggTCAGTACACACTGCCGCACTCCGATTTCGCTCTTTCGCCAAGACTCCGCCTGCCATTTCCGAATGGTACTCGGTAGTGGTGACCCCGAATAGTCTATGCTTCGATCGGAGGCTGATTTGACTTCACGGAAGAGTTATGGGACATTAGGACATGTTGAGAGAGCTGGAGAGAAAAATGGACATGGGGAAATGCAGTAACCTCATTCTACTTGTCTTTACGTACACAGAAATCCCGATGGAGGAACGCCACGGCCGCTCAGAAGGTGGGCTTTCTCAGCTccttagtattattattagtagtagtagtaatagtagagGTATGTAAAAATCACTTGATTCCAATTTGTAGGATGGAGCTGTTGAGCTCGGGAGAGGTGCAGAGCGAGGACGATCAGGCGTTTGAGGTGGAGCCGGAGCAGGACCCTCCTCACTGGCAGACGTTGGTGAGCACAGACGTCCTCGCGCTCCTGCCGCAACATGAGATCAAAAGGCAGGAAGTGATCAATGGTGAGGAATCGCACGAGCGTTCAGACATGTTAGTCGTCGGGTGCTACAAAATCACAAATTCCACTTGCGTGTTTTACGAGGTGGTTTTAAAACGTTTCGAGACTAGCACGCCACAGGTCCGGTCGCTTTTGCCGAATGTCCTCTCTTAGACGTCCTGGCTGTGGAACTTGCTATTGACGGTCTGTCCCTCCCACATATAcctatgaaggtcggtgctccctgtggctgtgcgtgcagcctcgtgctgccctCTGTTGGCGTGCTACAGaactagtctcgaaacgttTCGATGCCACCTTGGTATGTTTCTCACTCATCTCTCCTGCTCGGCTGTGCAGAACTGTTCTACACGGAGCGCGCTCACCTGCGCACGCTGAAGGTCCTGGACAACGTCTTTTACCAGAGGATGAGCCGAGAGACTATACTGCCCCCTGCAGACATCAAAAACATTTTCGCCAACCTGGAAGAGATCGTCCAGCTACACGGTAtcgaaaaataaacacagagcCTCACAATAACGCAGttttatcattataataaagACGATGACTGATATTTatacgtttcttttttttttgcttttagtgTCTATAACAGAGCAAATGACGGCCATTCGGAAGAAGAACGAGACGACAGTCGTGGACCTCATAGGAGACGATTTGCTGTCCTGGGTGAGGAAAGAAATgcaccttctctctttcttctatctaaattataaaaaaaatatagatttcGCTGACCATTTCCTGCATGTAGTTCAGCGGAACGGAAGAAGATAAGATCAAGCGGGCAGTAGGAACCTTCTGCAGTAACCAGCCCTTTGCTCTGGAGCTTATCAAGAGCAAGCAGAAGAAGGATCAACGATTTGCTGCCTTTGTGCAGGTCAGACTTGAACCTTAACGAAAACCTGTCGATTTTTAAGCGTAATGCCGTCGTAATCAAGCTCGTTTTGTCTTCCCTGAGACAGGATGCCGAGAGCAATCGGCAATGTCGAAGGCTCCAGCTGAAGGACATGATCCCGGTGGAGATGCAGAGACTCACCAAATACCCGCTTCTGCTCGAGAACATCGCGAAATACACCGGTAGCAAACCCTCCTCATTCCTCCCCATCCTTTCCTGACTTTTAACCCCCTTGCCAATGATCCTAAATAACGTGTGTCTGTTTCGTTGTCAGACGACATCGAAGAGAAAAGCAAAGTGAAACGAGCCTGCGAATGCTGCCGGCAGATCCTCAACCACGTCAACCAGGAAGTCAAAGAAGCTGAAAACAAACAGGTGAGCAGACCACAGCAAGGCTTCAcgccttatatatatatatgtatgtatgtatgtatgtgtgtgtatatatatatatatatatatatatatatatatatatatatatgtattcatttgccacataacatttgtttagctgattttcccggtctctcgcagAGAGCACCATAGACGataaaacttatagggaattgtttttatggagttttatgttgacataatgaaatttattaataaaattaaagttatacattataaaaggaagtaaaaatgttaatacagtactgtatgcaTAACAGTATTTTTGGGGTGGTGGTTTCGGAGCGTAATCACCGCGATAAACAGgattactgtatgtatgtgtgtatatcaaTATGTTTTTCCATGTTTTAGAGGTTAGAAGACTACCAAAGAAGACTGGACCTGTCATCACTGAAGCAGAGCGAGTACCCTATGATTGCAGAGTTTAAGGTAAACATGGACCCCTCACTGTTGTTCTACAGTCACATGGCCTGTAGTGAAAGTATATTAGAAAAGTCTCCCTTTTCTGTAGAACCTCAACTTGACCAAACGGAAAATGGTGCACGAGGGACCACTTTCTTGGAAAGTGAATAAAGACAAGACTATTGGTAAGGAGTGGAGAAAGCATTAGTGTTAGAAaaaagggttttttatttttattttttcacttttacatctatatttgtgtatattactGGCCcagatttatttgtgtgtgtgtgtgggggaggaTGGGAGGATAAAGactatctaaaaataaaaaataacacactGCCGCTTTAACATAAAAGTATATAACAGTTAAAAAAACCTCATAATATGCTTTGTCCTAACAAGCATGTATTGTGTTGCTCAGAGCTCTACACGCTCCTGCTAGAGGACATCCTGGTGCTGCTCCAGAGGCAGGATGAAAAGCTGATCCTGAAGTGCCACAGTAAGAATCTGGCAGGCACGGCCGAGACAAAACACATCTTCAGCCCGATCATCAAGCTCAGCACCGTCCTGGTGCGCTCTGTAGCAACAGGTATGCtcaaacaggaaatgaaaatgaacaagagaacaaaagagtCTGTATTAACTGTGCGTTTATGATGCCGTTTACAGACAACAAAGCGTTCTTCGTAGTGTCCATGTCGGATTACGGGGCACAGATCTATGAGCTGATGGCGCAGACCGTGTCCGAGCAGAAGACGTAAGTTTGGTCCTTCCATGGGAATGAAGTGCAAAGCCAGATACATCTGATACATGGATAACCCTCAAGAAACCAATATTGTTCATTGGGGGAAATTTGGATGTTCTTTAAACCTGTGATAAGAACCATATTGTGATTACACCAGTTTGGGAGACGaaactattatatataaataaataaaaaacctttacatttaattatatttaaattctcTATTATATAACAGACTAATAAAAATTTACAAACTGGACCCATGGCTTTACCAGAATCCAAATTTTGATGATGTCATGTGCAATATAAGCAATAAAATTCAATGCATTTAGCAGTTTCAAAAAGACACAAGATTCAGGATCAGTGAATTTTGACTgaaaatttgtctttttttaacctagtgttgtttttgtttttttatgtttctgttgTCCAGGTGGCACGACCTCATCGGGCAAAGGGCAGATTGTATGAAGAGCCTGCCTCAGAACGAGTGAGTTCCATTACCCCAACCATTCTTTTTTACCTGGAAAACAAGTAACACTGGCAGTTGCCTTCTTTTGTTCGCGTACGGTCATCGCTTTAAATCAGATGGCTAATTACATGTCCGACTGGTTTGCAGCCCGGAGCGGGAAGCTGACGACGAGATGAACACTGGTATGCCGAAACTGAACAAAGATCCAGATCGCATCTCTACTGGAAGCGTCCAGTCCCCAGGTACCTGATTGATGAGGCTGTAAttacgaatgaatgaatgttcgGAATGCATTATTCATTAATCGTTGTTAGAATATGGCCTACAATATGCAAATGAGTGCTGTAAAAAATGAAAGGGCCATATTTATGAATTACCCACTgagatttttaattaaaatggccaagatgtgttttttttatttttattaaatgttctgTAAAACTTGAGAACTGCAAACCACACACTTGATCCACTATTTGGGAAGAGTGCTTTCACccccatatatatattgtgGCTTGTGACAAttgtatttggtttgttgtccATGTGAATATGATCCATATAAACTATAACAAATTGTATTCAGATGAATGCAGGACCCAGCTCAAGCTGATCAGTTTTTGTTTGTAGATTCGTtttcaaaatgctttttttggCCTAGAAAAAGATGCTACTTCAGAGATCATCCAGCTCCCTGCAGCAGGAAGCAACCCATTTGACACCAAGTcagatgatgaggaagaggcAGAGGAAGAGGTTGAGCGCTCAAACTCGCTGCAGgttcaggaggaggaggaggaggcctTCCTAGACACGGAGCTTGCCGAAAGACTCCCGTTCTTGAAGCAGGGCTCGAGGCACGCCATCGCTGTAGAAGATCTGCCTCCGCTAATGGCGGACGAGGCGCTTCGAACCTGTGAGTTCAGTCTGTTTCTCAGTCTGATGCCAAATTCCACACTGAGGAACTGCGGTGGTGATGCACAAAATAATCCTTTATTGTATCTAGTACCTCTGGATACAGTAGTACTGCTGTTCATTGTGCCTTGTGTTTACGTCTAGCGCCACCTTATGTACTCCATACTCTGGAAAATTCAGCACTGGTCCttatgttgatttttttcatgctgctcTGTTTGAAAGCGTTTTAAGCCGCTGTTAATTACCTCTAATCGTCTCTCCCTCAGTGGCTACTCTGAGACAGCTCCTGATTAACCACATGGACGGTCAGGAGGATGTGGACAGGGAGAGGGCGGAGACTCAGCTGCCTGAATTGAGGGAAGGATCTTTGCAAGGCCCGGAGGAAAACGCTGCCCCCAGTAGCTCAGTGGAGAACGGCGCGGAGAGAACGGAGACGGCACACGCCAGGACGGAGAACCGCCACGAGCTGCCTTCAGGAGATACAGGCTTCTTCGAAACCTCAGAGGACTTTGGTGAGGAGATCAGTTACCCCCCCAGAACTAAAAGTCAAAGCCTAGCGTAGCATTTTTAAATATCTCTCTTCTTTCCCTGCCTCCCTCCGGCAGTAGGTAGTTACATGGTGCTGGAGGGTTACGGCGGTTCTGGCGAGAGCAGCACTGATGACGACGGGCAGCTCTGCAGCACCGAGCGCACAGCAGCAGGAGACTCTGGCATCGACCTGAAGAAGCTCCTGTCCTCGACTTCCTCTGAGAGCAAAGGGCCCAACTTTAGCAGACAGATCATGACCCACTTGCGCCTGCTTCAGGCCAACCTCCAGCAGCTGAAGGTAATCCtaactaaaaaaaatctacattatatttttagatCTCATAGTGATCAGATAAAAAGtaccttttctttattaaagagcaataacaaatgtacaagagaaaataagacgggtctctttctttttgtttttttagaaagataaaaaattttattgctaaaattacaatatcatctgtggaaaactaaacctatttaagttgccatattacatcataaaaaaaaaatcataaataagataatgaATTTTAAATGACTTTTACGTCCCATTCAACAATGTTCAGTGTTCAACATGTTTGTTTGGTTCTGCACAAAAGCTAACAGCTAATGGAAATCCGGCTcgatttaaaataataagaatgcTATAGATAAAAATAGTATTGAATGAAAGCATTTGTCGATTTATTTAGGCTCGTATTTCCTTTTACTGTAAACATCCTCCACCTCTCTGTTTTCCGGACTCTCCGACGCTGGAGCTCACTCCGATCGGCAGGTCCATGATGAGGCAAACACTATTTCCATCAAAACCTTGATTTAAATGAAACTCTCTAAGGTTGAAAAACACGATCCTTCAATTCAATTACTAATGCAAAAAGATCCTGAagcttgtggccagaaaagtgtaataaaaaCTACACTTGAAATATTCACGGGTGTCTCCAAAAACGAATTCTACTACTACTTCGTTCCACTGCATAGCAGCTCAGAACACCACATCTCTCTGGGCGTATTAATCGCATTTGATTCTTTGCCGGACTTTTCTTGACAGGATACAACTTAATTGTCATTGCACATGTTACAGTAAAAGGCAACGAATTACAGTTAGCATCGaaccagaagtgcattggtagcagggtaaaatatttacatatgtacaggtt includes:
- the arhgef12b gene encoding rho guanine nucleotide exchange factor 12 isoform X3 gives rise to the protein MSSSQFTVADRFPKKPTRPGSIINKDHPPDKKPKSEKVSAPPTHDFDPTGLVQRCVIIQKDENGFGLTVSGDNPVFVQLVKEDGAAMRAGVQTGDRIIKVNGTLVTHSNHVEVVKLIKSGSYVALTVLGRPPGLPQIPLSEGEGDGDTLSSLSSPYSPGPTVAERSSSSSTSPSERITSPLPAWAMKEEYSRNPTARLLKDIQEAQKHIPLLPSQLSKATTAGQDGLLFPRPGEGDSEKGGGLGDVDTSPSWHFDTESPMNSNSAPVTPSMIPESMYQRDTPCHSPKSTLRVSLNSCPSPDGEDAVDLDSNYPCSVGSPSSRLPPPIIGAEDDDFDTEQEQMNGQCSCFQTIELLKSRPAHLAAFLHHVVSQFDPAPLLCYLYAELYKQSNPKETRRIFGELHSTFMDRSAQLKVTVPDLISADMDRWKPDLLPEDIQRQHVQQIQDILLPDIQKHLEDFRQKRSMGLTLAEAELSRLDTERVRDRVALERERSCSEHIISKINEVLLTPSATEEEKCTAMQFVIQAYMKHLGVKVKESRGFEPKPKLINLLPKIKKTIKPEKDGSVEEKLKKSRFQIIRGHNKRPSRTDVSSITKALEQSKQRTQKQPSQISLGTTDPPETPSAGRTRSSQSSEGPDGSTSAVSSPPFSASPSQSSDSTTRESESGATPSSALPRLGEVGPQGEGPDSSTSVTHFDFTCPLDHLQQEEPEMDRNPDGGTPRPLRRMELLSSGEVQSEDDQAFEVEPEQDPPHWQTLVSTDVLALLPQHEIKRQEVINELFYTERAHLRTLKVLDNVFYQRMSRETILPPADIKNIFANLEEIVQLHVSITEQMTAIRKKNETTVVDLIGDDLLSWFSGTEEDKIKRAVGTFCSNQPFALELIKSKQKKDQRFAAFVQDAESNRQCRRLQLKDMIPVEMQRLTKYPLLLENIAKYTDDIEEKSKVKRACECCRQILNHVNQEVKEAENKQRLEDYQRRLDLSSLKQSEYPMIAEFKNLNLTKRKMVHEGPLSWKVNKDKTIELYTLLLEDILVLLQRQDEKLILKCHSKNLAGTAETKHIFSPIIKLSTVLVRSVATDNKAFFVVSMSDYGAQIYELMAQTVSEQKTWHDLIGQRADCMKSLPQNDPEREADDEMNTGMPKLNKDPDRISTGSVQSPEKDATSEIIQLPAAGSNPFDTKSDDEEEAEEEVERSNSLQVQEEEEEAFLDTELAERLPFLKQGSRHAIAVEDLPPLMADEALRTLATLRQLLINHMDGQEDVDRERAETQLPELREGSLQGPEENAAPSSSVENGAERTETAHARTENRHELPSGDTGFFETSEDFVGSYMVLEGYGGSGESSTDDDGQLCSTERTAAGDSGIDLKKLLSSTSSESKGPNFSRQIMTHLRLLQANLQQLKDVESKYNQLCQRHSEQPATESEENKDKS
- the arhgef12b gene encoding rho guanine nucleotide exchange factor 12 isoform X4 — encoded protein: MRAGVQTGDRIIKVNGTLVTHSNHVEVVKLIKSGSYVALTVLGRPPGLPQIPLSEGEGDGDTLSSLSSPYSPGPTVAERSSSSSTSPSERITSPLPAWAMKEEYSRNPTARLLKDIQEAQKHIPLLPSQLSKATTAGQDGLLFPRPGEGDSEKGGGLGDVDTSPSWHFDTESPMNSNSAPVTPSMIPESMYQRDTPCHSPKSTLRVSLNSCPSPDGEDAVDLDSNYPCSVGSPSSRLPPPIIGAEDDDFDTEQEQMNGQCSCFQTIELLKSRPAHLAAFLHHVVSQFDPAPLLCYLYAELYKQSNPKETRRIFGELHSTFMDRSAQLKVTVPDLISADMDRWKPDLLPEDIQRQHVQQIQDILLPDIQKHLEDFRQKRSMGLTLAEAELSRLDTERVRDRVALERERSCSEHIISKINEVLLTPSATEEEKCTAMQFVIQAYMKHLGVKVKESRGFEPKPKLINLLPKIKKTIKPEKDGSVEEKLKKSRFQIIRGHNKRPSRTDVSSITKALEQSKQRTQKQPSQISLGTTDPPETPSAGRTRSSQSSEGPDGSTSAVSSPPFSASPSQSSDSTTRESESGATPSSALPRLGEVGPQGEGPDSSTSVTHFDFTCPLDHLQQEEPEMDRNPDGGTPRPLRRMELLSSGEVQSEDDQAFEVEPEQDPPHWQTLVSTDVLALLPQHEIKRQEVINELFYTERAHLRTLKVLDNVFYQRMSRETILPPADIKNIFANLEEIVQLHVSITEQMTAIRKKNETTVVDLIGDDLLSWFSGTEEDKIKRAVGTFCSNQPFALELIKSKQKKDQRFAAFVQDAESNRQCRRLQLKDMIPVEMQRLTKYPLLLENIAKYTDDIEEKSKVKRACECCRQILNHVNQEVKEAENKQRLEDYQRRLDLSSLKQSEYPMIAEFKNLNLTKRKMVHEGPLSWKVNKDKTIELYTLLLEDILVLLQRQDEKLILKCHSKNLAGTAETKHIFSPIIKLSTVLVRSVATDNKAFFVVSMSDYGAQIYELMAQTVSEQKTWHDLIGQRADCMKSLPQNDPEREADDEMNTGMPKLNKDPDRISTGSVQSPEKDATSEIIQLPAAGSNPFDTKSDDEEEAEEEVERSNSLQVQEEEEEAFLDTELAERLPFLKQGSRHAIAVEDLPPLMADEALRTLATLRQLLINHMDGQEDVDRERAETQLPELREGSLQGPEENAAPSSSVENGAERTETAHARTENRHELPSGDTGFFETSEDFVGSYMVLEGYGGSGESSTDDDGQLCSTERTAAGDSGIDLKKLLSSTSSESKGPNFSRQIMTHLRLLQANLQQLKDVESKYNQLCQRHSEQPATESEENKDKS